GGTCCTTTGCTTCTTTCAAGCCAAGGTTGGTGATGGCACGAACTTCTTTGATGACGTCGATTTTCTTTTCACCGGCCGCGGCCAAGACCACCGTGAAGGATGTCTTTTCCTCAGCGGCACCGCCACCACCCGCCGCGACGGGTGCCGCCGCGGTTACGCCCCATTTTTCTTCGAGCATTTTGGCAAGTTCTGCCGCCTCAAGCACGGTGAGGGTTGATAAATCATCAACCAGTTTTTTTATATCAGCCATTGTTTTTTCCTTTCGCTAATTAATAATGTTGTTTATATTTTTGTGTTGAACCCTTTACGCCGCTTGCGCACTCCGCAATGCCATGACACGCGCCAATTTGGCACCGGGGGCATAAAGCACCCCAACCAATTTGCCACGCAGGGCATCCATCGAGGGCAAGGTCGACAGCACCATAACATCGGCCAACGCCATTTCTTTTTTGGGCGCGCCGCCAGCGATAATTTTTATCTTATCGGTGGTTTTTGCCATGTCGCCAATCACCTTCGCCGCGGCCACCGGGTCGGTCGACCAAGTAATCACGGTTGGACCCTTCATGGTGTTTTGCAAGTAGTCGAAATCGCCACCTTGCAATGCCAATTTGGCAAGGGTGTTTTTCAACACCTTTATACCTGCCTTATTGGCGCGCGCGGTGTTGCGCAGGGCGCGTGATTGAGCGGCGTCGAGCCCCGATTGATGGCTTACCACCACCAACGCGGCCTTTTGCAATTCGCTTTTCAGCGCGCTAACCACCACTTCTTTACCTTGTCTATCCATAATGCTTATCCATTTGTCGCTTCGTTGTTGCTTGTTTAGGGTTATTACCAGTCGTCAAACAGGGATTTTTGATTGCTTCGTTATTCATCAAAAAACCTTATCTCAGGGAGGCTTCAAAAAATCGGGTTTAATACCAATTTTTGTCATTTAAGCGATAGGAAAATGCATCTTTAAGCCCGTATTTTGGCTTAGCAATGTTTTGTCTTATCTATGGCGCCGCCATTCTCGGACAGGTTTTTTAACCATCGTTTCTTAAAAAAATTAAAAAATGATGGTTAAAATTCGTTCAAATTTTTTCGCTTATCTTCCTTGTTGTCTATCGTTGTTATAGGTTGTTAAATTAAAATATTATGAGGCAATGGTCGCCACATCAATCACCAACCCCGGCCCCATGGTCGAGGACAGGCTGACTTGCTTGATGTAATCTTTTTTCAAACTGCTTGGCTTGTGCGATTCCAACGCCTTGACGAAGGCGCGCACGTTGGCGGCAATGTCATTGGCTTTAAAACTCGCCTTACCAATACCAGCATGCACCACACCGGCCTTGTCATTTTTAAATTGCACTTCGCCGCCCTTGGCCGCCTTAACCGCGGTGGCGACATCTGGCGTCACGGTGCCCAATTTTGGGTTCGGCATCAGGCCACGTGGCCCCAAAACCTTACCCAATTTGCTGACCACCACCATCATGTCGGGGGTGGCGATAACGCGGTCGAAATCTTGCCAACCGCCATTGATTTTTTCCACCAATTCTTCGCCGCCAACAATATCGGCACCGGCTTTTTTCGCCAATTCGGCCTTATCGGCCTTGGCAAACACCAACA
The window above is part of the Hydrotalea sp. genome. Proteins encoded here:
- the rplA gene encoding 50S ribosomal protein L1 — translated: MTKNKRMKAMEGVDVFATYPLTDAVDVIKKTAVAKFDETIEIAVNLGLDMTMSEQQVRGAVILPAGTGKTLKVLVFAKADKAELAKKAGADIVGGEELVEKINGGWQDFDRVIATPDMMVVVSKLGKVLGPRGLMPNPKLGTVTPDVATAVKAAKGGEVQFKNDKAGVVHAGIGKASFKANDIAANVRAFVKALESHKPSSLKKDYIKQVSLSSTMGPGLVIDVATIAS
- the rplJ gene encoding 50S ribosomal protein L10, producing MDRQGKEVVVSALKSELQKAALVVVSHQSGLDAAQSRALRNTARANKAGIKVLKNTLAKLALQGGDFDYLQNTMKGPTVITWSTDPVAAAKVIGDMAKTTDKIKIIAGGAPKKEMALADVMVLSTLPSMDALRGKLVGVLYAPGAKLARVMALRSAQAA
- the rplL gene encoding 50S ribosomal protein L7/L12; translated protein: MADIKKLVDDLSTLTVLEAAELAKMLEEKWGVTAAAPVAAGGGGAAEEKTSFTVVLAAAGEKKIDVIKEVRAITNLGLKEAKDLVEGAPKPVKEGVDKAEADAIKKKLEAVGAKVEVK